From Methylocystis sp. ATCC 49242, one genomic window encodes:
- a CDS encoding BLUF domain-containing protein, whose protein sequence is MTDGAKAEQGAQSLVIPAKAAPASIHAPDSKPLLKSFEIYRIVYFSRSAFVAGQSCWTDAIRDILAVSRRNNRAAGITGALTFNDRHFAQILEGSRAAVADLFRKIANDTRHTEVAVVEEGWVEEREFAAWAMAYFDARDEEEMLVSSPRLGEILASRSEHGTAIVDMMKYHLREGEPE, encoded by the coding sequence ATGACAGACGGCGCAAAAGCTGAACAAGGCGCGCAATCCCTTGTGATCCCGGCGAAAGCCGCGCCGGCTTCGATCCATGCGCCCGACAGCAAACCGCTCCTCAAAAGTTTCGAGATTTATCGGATCGTCTATTTCAGCCGGAGCGCTTTCGTGGCTGGACAGTCGTGCTGGACGGATGCGATCCGCGATATTCTTGCAGTCTCGCGCCGAAACAACCGCGCCGCTGGAATTACCGGCGCTCTAACGTTCAATGACCGTCACTTTGCGCAAATTTTGGAGGGAAGCAGAGCTGCGGTCGCTGATCTCTTCCGGAAAATTGCCAATGACACTCGCCACACCGAAGTCGCCGTCGTAGAGGAAGGCTGGGTCGAAGAGCGTGAATTCGCGGCATGGGCCATGGCCTATTTTGACGCGCGGGACGAGGAAGAAATGTTGGTTTCGAGCCCGCGCCTCGGCGAAATACTCGCAAGCAGAAGCGAGCATGGGACGGCGATCGTCGACATGATGAAATATCATTTGCGCGAAGGTGAACCCGAATAG
- a CDS encoding dienelactone hydrolase family protein encodes MTTKDFKVISVAVGQYGLEGSLYLPSDPVGIIIFAHGSGSSRFSPRNIFVAKQLVKCGFACLLFDLLTSDEARDRRNVFDIPLLGARVAEAVSWALANPIVSGAPVGLFGASTGAAAALVAAAQAALRISAVVSRGGRPDLAGTALGQVQAPTLLIVGGLDHEVIELNKEALGKLNCVAQLEIVPGATHLFEEPGTLEHVVERAAAWFLEHIHGPAFGRDGAGRE; translated from the coding sequence ATGACCACGAAAGATTTCAAGGTAATCAGTGTCGCAGTGGGCCAGTATGGGCTGGAGGGGTCGCTATATCTGCCCTCTGATCCGGTCGGAATTATCATTTTCGCGCATGGAAGCGGATCGTCACGCTTCAGCCCGCGGAACATTTTCGTCGCCAAGCAACTGGTCAAATGCGGCTTCGCTTGCCTGCTTTTCGATCTGCTCACCTCGGACGAGGCGCGCGATCGGCGCAACGTCTTCGATATTCCTCTGCTCGGCGCCCGCGTCGCGGAGGCCGTAAGCTGGGCTTTGGCGAATCCGATTGTTAGTGGCGCGCCAGTGGGGCTTTTCGGCGCGAGCACCGGCGCCGCCGCAGCGCTGGTCGCCGCCGCGCAGGCGGCCCTGCGCATATCGGCTGTCGTTTCCCGTGGCGGACGTCCGGACCTCGCAGGAACGGCGCTTGGCCAAGTGCAGGCCCCGACATTGTTGATCGTCGGCGGTCTCGACCACGAAGTAATCGAGCTCAACAAGGAGGCGTTAGGAAAGCTGAATTGCGTCGCGCAATTGGAGATCGTACCCGGCGCCACTCATTTGTTCGAGGAACCGGGAACGCTGGAGCACGTTGTCGAACGCGCGGCCGCTTGGTTCCTGGAGCACATCCATGGTCCCGCCTTCGGTCGCGATGGCGCCGGGAGAGAGTGA